A window of the Pseudomonas furukawaii genome harbors these coding sequences:
- the sulA gene encoding SOS-induced cell division inhibitor SulA, with the protein MQFPQSLARSQLPLFHDAILANPVAPLLTDVVEEPHQEEPEVFSELALRGASGHCRHMLASVLRELSDEPDARWLTLVGAPAGLSRDWLRDSGLNRERILILQPRGQQSALELACEALRLGRSHTVVSWLQLGQRAKRQLAQAAREGSAQSLNILLG; encoded by the coding sequence ATGCAGTTCCCGCAGTCCCTTGCTCGGTCCCAGCTCCCCCTGTTCCACGATGCCATCCTGGCAAATCCCGTGGCCCCGCTGCTGACCGATGTGGTGGAAGAGCCCCACCAGGAAGAACCGGAAGTCTTCAGTGAACTCGCATTGCGCGGCGCAAGCGGGCACTGCAGGCATATGCTGGCCTCGGTACTTCGGGAGCTGAGCGACGAGCCGGATGCCCGCTGGCTGACACTGGTCGGTGCACCTGCAGGCCTGAGCCGTGACTGGCTGCGAGACTCCGGCCTAAACCGCGAGCGCATCCTCATCCTGCAACCTCGCGGCCAGCAAAGCGCACTGGAGCTGGCATGCGAAGCGCTGCGCCTGGGACGCAGCCACACCGTTGTCAGCTGGCTTCAACTGGGGCAGCGAGCCAAACGCCAACTGGCCCAGGCTGCGCGCGAAGGAAGCGCGCAGAGCCTGAACATTCTGCTGGGTTGA
- the mfd gene encoding transcription-repair coupling factor, with the protein MSVLRLPPLPAAAGKQHWGNLPGAALSLAIAEAASAAKRFTLLLTADSQSAERLEQELGFFAPDLDVLHFPDWETLPYDLFSPHQDIISQRVDTLYRLPGVKHGVLVVPITTALHRLAPTRFLLGSSLVLDVGQKLDVEQMRLRLEAAGYRCVDTVYEHGEFAVRGALIDLFPMGSDLPYRIDLFDDEIETLRTFDPETQRSIEKVESIRLLPAREFPLDKKAVTDFRGRFRERFDVDFRRCPIYQDLASGITPSGIEYYLPLFFEESATLFDYLPTDTQVFSLPGIEQAAEQFWGDVRNRYEERRVDPERPLVPPAELFLPVEDCFARLKGSPRLVLSQEDVEPGIGRERFSARALPDLAIQAKASEPLAALRRFLDEFPGRVLFSAESAGRREVLLEMLARLKLRPLEVDGWSAFIASDQRMAITIAPLDEGLLLDDPGLALIAESPLFGQRVMQRRRRERRGDANDNVIKNLAELREGAPVVHIDHGVGRYLGLITLEIDGQAAEFLALQYAEEAKLYVPVASLHLIARYTGSDDALAPLHRLGSEAWQKAKRKAAEQVRDVAAELLDIYARRAARKGYAFLDPKVDYATFAAGFPFEETPDQQAAIEAVLADMLAPKPMDRLVCGDVGFGKTEVAMRAAFVAVHSGKQVAVLVPTTLLAQQHYNSFRDRFADWPVKVEVMSRFKSAKEVEGAVQQLAEGKIDIIIGTHKLLQDDVRFKNLGLAIIDEEHRFGVRQKEQLKSLRSEVDILTLTATPIPRTLNMAVAGMRDLSIIATPPARRLSVRTFVMERQNTAIKEALLRELLRGGQVYYLHNEVATIEKCAAELAELVPEARIAVGHGQMRERDLEQVMSDFYHKRFNVLVASTIIETGIDVPSANTIVIERADKFGLAQLHQLRGRVGRSHHQAYAYLLTPPRKQMTPDAEKRLEAIANAQDLGAGFVLATHDLEIRGAGELLGEGQSGQIQAVGFTLYMEMLERAVKAIQKGEQPNLEQPLGGGPEINLRVPALIPEDYLPDVHARLILYKRIASAADEDGLKELQVEMIDRFGLLPEPTKHLVRLTLLKLQAEKLGIRKVDAGPQGGRIEFAQDTCVDPLVLIKLIQGQPKRYKFEGATLFKFQVPMERPEERFNTLEALFERLAPQ; encoded by the coding sequence CTGTCCGTACTGCGTCTCCCGCCCCTGCCCGCCGCTGCCGGCAAACAGCATTGGGGCAACCTGCCCGGTGCCGCCCTCAGCCTGGCGATCGCCGAAGCCGCCAGCGCCGCCAAGCGCTTCACCCTGCTACTGACCGCCGACAGCCAGAGCGCCGAGCGCCTGGAGCAGGAACTCGGCTTCTTCGCACCCGACCTGGACGTGCTGCATTTTCCCGATTGGGAAACCCTGCCCTACGACCTGTTCTCGCCCCACCAGGACATCATTTCCCAGCGGGTCGACACCCTGTACCGGTTGCCCGGGGTCAAGCACGGCGTACTGGTGGTGCCCATCACCACCGCGTTGCACCGCCTGGCGCCGACCCGCTTCCTGCTGGGCTCGAGCCTGGTGCTGGACGTGGGCCAGAAACTGGATGTGGAGCAGATGCGCCTGCGCCTGGAGGCTGCCGGCTACCGCTGCGTGGACACGGTGTACGAGCATGGCGAGTTCGCCGTGCGTGGCGCCCTGATCGACCTCTTCCCCATGGGCAGCGACCTGCCCTACCGCATCGACCTGTTCGACGACGAGATCGAGACCCTGCGGACCTTCGACCCGGAGACCCAGCGTTCCATCGAGAAGGTGGAGTCGATCCGCCTGCTGCCGGCCCGGGAGTTCCCACTGGACAAGAAGGCCGTCACCGATTTCCGCGGACGTTTCCGCGAGCGTTTCGACGTGGACTTCCGCCGCTGCCCCATCTATCAGGACCTGGCCAGCGGCATCACGCCTTCGGGGATCGAGTACTACCTGCCGCTGTTCTTCGAAGAGTCCGCCACCCTCTTCGACTACCTGCCGACGGACACCCAGGTGTTCTCCCTGCCGGGGATCGAGCAGGCCGCCGAGCAGTTCTGGGGCGACGTGCGCAACCGCTACGAAGAACGCCGCGTCGATCCGGAACGGCCGCTGGTGCCGCCCGCCGAACTCTTCCTGCCGGTGGAGGATTGCTTTGCCCGCCTGAAAGGGTCCCCGCGCCTGGTCCTGAGCCAGGAGGATGTCGAGCCCGGCATCGGCCGTGAGCGTTTTTCCGCCCGGGCCCTGCCCGACCTGGCGATCCAGGCCAAGGCCAGCGAGCCCCTGGCCGCCCTGCGCCGGTTCCTCGACGAGTTCCCCGGCCGCGTGCTGTTCAGCGCCGAGTCCGCCGGCCGCCGCGAAGTGCTGCTGGAAATGCTCGCACGTCTCAAGCTGCGTCCCCTTGAAGTGGATGGATGGTCAGCCTTCATCGCCAGCGACCAGCGCATGGCCATCACCATCGCGCCGCTGGACGAAGGCCTGCTGCTGGATGATCCGGGCCTTGCCCTGATCGCCGAGAGCCCGCTGTTCGGCCAGCGGGTGATGCAGCGCCGCCGCCGCGAGCGCCGGGGCGACGCCAACGACAACGTCATCAAGAACCTGGCCGAACTGCGCGAGGGCGCACCGGTGGTCCATATCGACCACGGGGTCGGCCGCTACCTGGGCCTGATCACCCTGGAGATCGACGGCCAGGCCGCGGAATTCCTCGCCCTGCAGTACGCCGAGGAGGCCAAGCTCTACGTGCCGGTAGCCAGCCTGCACCTGATCGCCCGCTACACCGGCAGCGACGACGCCCTCGCCCCGCTTCACCGACTGGGTTCCGAGGCCTGGCAGAAGGCCAAGCGCAAGGCCGCCGAGCAGGTCCGCGACGTGGCCGCCGAATTGCTGGACATCTACGCACGCCGCGCCGCTCGCAAGGGCTATGCCTTCCTCGACCCCAAGGTCGACTACGCCACCTTCGCCGCCGGCTTCCCCTTCGAGGAGACGCCGGACCAGCAGGCCGCCATCGAAGCGGTACTGGCGGACATGCTCGCCCCCAAGCCCATGGACCGCCTGGTCTGCGGCGACGTGGGCTTCGGCAAGACCGAAGTGGCCATGCGCGCCGCCTTCGTCGCCGTCCACAGCGGCAAGCAGGTGGCGGTGCTGGTGCCCACCACCCTGCTGGCCCAGCAGCACTACAACAGCTTCCGCGACCGCTTCGCCGACTGGCCGGTGAAAGTGGAGGTCATGAGCCGCTTCAAGTCCGCCAAGGAGGTGGAAGGCGCGGTGCAGCAACTGGCCGAGGGCAAGATCGACATCATCATCGGCACCCACAAGCTGCTGCAGGATGATGTCCGCTTCAAGAACCTGGGCCTGGCCATCATCGACGAGGAGCATCGCTTCGGCGTTCGCCAGAAGGAGCAACTGAAGTCCCTGCGCAGCGAGGTGGACATCCTCACCCTGACCGCCACGCCGATCCCGCGCACTCTGAACATGGCCGTGGCCGGCATGCGCGACCTCTCCATCATCGCCACGCCGCCGGCGCGCCGCCTGTCGGTGCGCACCTTCGTCATGGAACGGCAGAACACCGCGATCAAGGAGGCGCTGCTCCGCGAGCTGCTGCGGGGCGGCCAGGTCTACTACCTGCACAACGAGGTGGCCACCATCGAGAAGTGTGCCGCCGAGCTGGCCGAACTGGTGCCGGAGGCCCGCATCGCCGTTGGCCACGGACAGATGCGCGAACGCGACCTGGAACAGGTGATGAGCGACTTCTACCACAAGCGCTTCAACGTGCTGGTGGCCTCGACCATCATCGAGACCGGCATCGACGTGCCGAGCGCCAATACCATCGTCATCGAGCGTGCCGACAAGTTCGGCCTGGCCCAGCTGCACCAGTTGCGCGGCCGCGTCGGACGCAGCCACCACCAGGCCTATGCCTACCTGCTGACGCCACCCCGCAAGCAGATGACGCCGGACGCCGAGAAGCGCCTGGAAGCCATCGCCAACGCCCAGGACCTGGGCGCCGGCTTCGTGCTGGCCACCCACGACCTGGAAATCCGCGGCGCCGGCGAACTCCTGGGCGAGGGACAGAGCGGCCAGATCCAGGCGGTGGGCTTCACCCTCTACATGGAAATGCTGGAGCGCGCGGTCAAGGCCATCCAGAAGGGCGAACAGCCCAATCTGGAGCAGCCCCTGGGCGGCGGGCCGGAGATCAACCTGCGGGTCCCGGCGCTGATTCCCGAGGACTACCTGCCCGACGTCCATGCACGCCTGATCCTGTACAAGCGCATCGCCTCAGCCGCCGACGAGGACGGCCTGAAGGAACTCCAGGTGGAGATGATCGACCGCTTCGGCCTGCTGCCCGAGCCCACCAAGCACCTGGTTCGCCTGACCCTGCTGAAGCTGCAGGCGGAGAAGCTCGGCATCCGCAAGGTGGACGCCGGCCCCCAGGGCGGGCGCATCGAGTTCGCCCAGGACACCTGTGTCGACCCCCTGGTCCTGATCAAGCTGATCCAGGGCCAGCCCAAGCGCTACAAGTTCGAAGGCGCCACACTGTTCAAGTTCCAGGTGCCCATGGAGCGCCCGGAAGAACGCTTCAACACCCTCGAGGCGCTGTTCGAGCGCCTGGCTCCGCAGTAG
- a CDS encoding CsiV family protein — MRAIRNFALLLALLAPAAFADGLYSVEMILFRQAGEPIPASQPAPDDWAAGGQSIDGSERATALDGEVAKLNPNAGYEVLLHKAWSQSLSTTPSTVAVSSGDQQLGHFPVEGTLALTLDRSIDAQADFWINRFDGSGLITSSERLRQGARLKNGELTYLDHGNLGILIRVSPL, encoded by the coding sequence ATGCGTGCCATCCGTAACTTCGCCCTCCTGCTCGCCCTGCTGGCCCCGGCCGCGTTCGCCGACGGCCTTTATTCGGTGGAGATGATCCTCTTCCGCCAGGCCGGCGAGCCCATCCCCGCCAGCCAGCCCGCGCCGGACGACTGGGCCGCCGGCGGCCAGTCCATCGACGGCAGCGAGCGCGCCACCGCCCTCGATGGCGAAGTCGCCAAGCTGAACCCCAACGCCGGCTATGAGGTACTGCTGCACAAGGCCTGGTCCCAGAGCCTGTCGACCACCCCCAGCACCGTGGCGGTGTCCTCCGGCGATCAGCAACTCGGCCATTTCCCGGTGGAAGGCACCCTCGCCCTGACCCTGGACCGCAGCATCGACGCCCAGGCCGACTTCTGGATCAACCGCTTCGACGGCAGCGGCCTGATCACCAGCAGCGAGCGCCTGCGCCAGGGTGCGCGCCTGAAGAACGGCGAGCTCACCTACCTCGACCACGGCAACCTGGGCATCCTGATCCGCGTCAGCCCACTCTAA
- a CDS encoding L,D-transpeptidase: MQILDLLHVSIADQQLYGFASGQLVLRVPVSTALNGPGEASGSNCTPRGLHQVRARIGEGLPIGAVLRGRRWTGEVWDAELHARFPGRDWILTRILWLSGCEPGRNRLGQVDSFRRYIYLHGTPDSEPMGVPRSHGCVRLRNTDMLELFQRVPVHCAVRIDEAPCPAWATAELS; the protein is encoded by the coding sequence ATGCAAATCCTCGATCTTCTGCATGTCTCCATTGCCGACCAGCAGCTCTATGGCTTCGCCTCAGGGCAGTTGGTGCTGCGCGTTCCCGTCTCCACGGCGTTGAATGGCCCGGGAGAGGCCAGTGGCTCCAATTGCACCCCGCGGGGGCTTCATCAGGTGCGTGCGAGGATCGGCGAAGGGCTGCCCATCGGTGCCGTGCTTCGCGGGCGGCGCTGGACAGGCGAGGTTTGGGATGCCGAACTCCATGCGCGCTTTCCCGGGCGTGACTGGATCCTGACTCGGATACTCTGGCTGAGTGGTTGCGAGCCTGGCCGCAACCGCCTGGGGCAGGTGGACAGTTTTCGCCGCTATATCTACCTCCATGGGACGCCCGACAGCGAACCCATGGGCGTGCCCCGTTCCCACGGGTGCGTTCGTCTGCGCAACACCGACATGCTGGAACTCTTCCAGCGCGTGCCCGTCCACTGTGCGGTACGTATCGACGAAGCGCCGTGCCCGGCCTGGGCCACAGCAGAACTCTCCTAA
- the lexA gene encoding transcriptional repressor LexA produces MLKLTPRQAEILAFIKRCLEDNGFPPTRAEIAQELGFKSPNAAEEHLKALARKGAIEMTPGASRGIRVPGFEPGANDDDGLPVIGRVAAGAPILAQQNIEESCRINPDFFHPRADYLLRVRGMSMKDIGIYDGDLLAVHSTREARNGQIVVARLGDEVTVKRFKRDGDRVWLIAENSEFAPIEVNLDEQDLVIEGLSVGVIRR; encoded by the coding sequence ATGCTGAAACTGACGCCCCGCCAAGCCGAGATTCTCGCATTCATCAAGCGCTGCCTTGAAGACAATGGCTTTCCGCCCACTCGCGCGGAGATCGCCCAGGAACTCGGATTCAAGTCACCCAATGCCGCCGAAGAGCATCTCAAGGCCCTCGCCCGCAAGGGCGCCATCGAGATGACCCCCGGCGCCTCTCGCGGCATCCGCGTCCCCGGGTTCGAGCCCGGCGCCAACGACGATGACGGACTGCCCGTCATCGGCCGAGTGGCTGCCGGCGCCCCCATCCTCGCCCAGCAGAACATTGAGGAATCCTGCCGCATCAACCCTGACTTCTTCCATCCCCGCGCCGACTACCTGCTTCGCGTGCGCGGCATGTCGATGAAGGACATCGGCATCTACGACGGTGACCTGCTTGCCGTTCATAGCACACGGGAGGCTCGCAACGGCCAGATCGTAGTCGCCCGCCTGGGGGACGAAGTCACAGTTAAGCGCTTCAAGCGCGACGGTGACAGGGTTTGGCTGATAGCCGAAAACTCGGAATTCGCCCCCATCGAGGTGAACCTCGATGAACAGGACCTGGTGATCGAAGGTTTGAGTGTCGGCGTGATTCGCCGCTAA
- a CDS encoding DEAD/DEAH box helicase has product MSALLDQLRELDWRLDFDAGALSRGERYSREDRVRLLSLSDKGIETRCEGSGDHVYTQLVRLAPKGLGVVGRCSCPVGFNCKHCVAAILHLLDLPAEGWQVPEPPRERLVDDLLPQPHLILGSHAQSQYDLRSGRMVGSQQHRAGLLFDYDGARAHGKPLRPERLHHRHDGERLAIARQPKAEQVWRDALRQLGFKEALRQSLALPANSAEMFELPSDEHWLQFMREHLPRLREQGWQIDIRPGFQFDLSQVDGWYADVTEAPNREWFDLELGIVVEGRRISLLPVLLRLIQRNPELLDPQNLQRRKDDEQLRLQLDATRASDGRPLHVMLPFARLKPVLATLGDLYHHDEAPAQTLRLARPDAARLSQLDELDLSWQGGDDLRDLARKLRDAAQTRIRPPKGLNAELRHYQLEGVAWLQTLRDVGAGGILGDDMGLGKTLQTLTHLLLEKEAGRLDRPALVVMPTSLIPNWMDEAARFAPNLRVLALHGASRKKAFEHMAEHDLLLTTYALLPRDLEHFSALPLHLLILDEAQYIKNPGSKAAQAVRQLEARQRLCLTGTPLENHLGELWSLFHFLMPGWLGDSQSFLRNYRTPIERHGDATRLAHLNARLKPFLLRRSKEAVATELPAKSEITQWVELSDRQRDLYETVRLAMDSKVRDEIDRKGLARSQIVILEALLKLRQVCCDTRLIEERGPRPARGSTSGKLDSLMEMLEELIAEGRKVLLFSQFTSMLALIEDELRKRAIDYVQITGETRDRRTPVQRFQAGEVPLFLISLKAGGTGLNLTAADTVIHYDPWWNPAVERQATDRAYRIGQDKPVFVYRLISRGTVEEKIQQLQAQKATLARGILDGREDGDWRLREEDIDALFAPLPRRA; this is encoded by the coding sequence ATGAGTGCTCTGCTTGACCAACTGAGGGAGCTGGATTGGCGCCTGGATTTCGATGCAGGCGCCCTGTCCCGAGGCGAGAGGTACTCCCGCGAAGACCGGGTCCGCCTGCTCAGCCTCAGCGACAAGGGCATCGAGACCCGTTGCGAGGGCTCCGGTGACCACGTCTACACCCAACTGGTCCGCCTGGCCCCCAAGGGGCTCGGCGTGGTCGGCCGCTGCAGTTGCCCGGTGGGCTTCAACTGCAAGCACTGCGTGGCCGCCATCCTCCACCTGCTGGACCTCCCCGCCGAGGGCTGGCAGGTACCCGAGCCACCGAGAGAGCGACTGGTGGACGACCTGCTGCCGCAACCGCACCTGATTCTCGGCAGCCATGCCCAGAGCCAGTACGACCTGCGCAGCGGCCGCATGGTGGGCAGCCAGCAGCATCGTGCCGGCCTGCTCTTCGACTACGACGGTGCCCGCGCCCACGGCAAGCCCCTGCGCCCCGAACGCCTGCACCATCGCCATGATGGCGAACGTCTCGCCATCGCCCGCCAGCCCAAGGCCGAACAGGTCTGGCGTGACGCCCTTCGCCAACTCGGTTTCAAGGAGGCCCTGAGGCAAAGCCTGGCGCTGCCGGCCAACAGCGCCGAGATGTTCGAGCTACCGAGCGACGAGCACTGGCTGCAGTTCATGCGGGAACATCTGCCACGTCTGCGCGAACAGGGTTGGCAGATCGATATCCGTCCGGGCTTCCAGTTCGACCTGTCCCAGGTGGACGGCTGGTACGCGGATGTGACGGAGGCCCCCAACCGCGAATGGTTCGACCTGGAGCTGGGCATCGTCGTCGAAGGCCGGCGGATCAGCCTGCTGCCGGTCCTGCTACGGCTGATCCAGCGCAATCCGGAGCTGCTCGACCCGCAGAACCTGCAGCGCCGCAAGGACGACGAGCAACTGCGCCTGCAACTGGACGCCACCCGCGCCAGTGACGGCCGCCCGCTGCACGTCATGCTGCCCTTCGCCCGGCTCAAGCCGGTACTGGCCACCCTGGGCGACCTCTATCACCACGACGAGGCGCCCGCCCAGACGCTGCGACTGGCCAGGCCCGACGCCGCCCGACTCAGCCAACTGGACGAGCTGGACCTGAGCTGGCAAGGCGGCGACGACCTGCGCGACCTCGCGCGCAAGCTGCGAGATGCAGCGCAGACGCGGATCCGTCCGCCCAAGGGGCTGAACGCCGAGCTGCGCCACTACCAGCTGGAAGGCGTCGCCTGGCTGCAGACCCTCCGCGACGTCGGTGCCGGCGGCATCCTGGGCGACGACATGGGCCTGGGCAAGACACTGCAGACCCTGACCCACCTGCTGCTGGAGAAGGAAGCCGGACGACTGGACCGGCCGGCGCTGGTGGTGATGCCCACCAGCCTGATTCCCAACTGGATGGACGAAGCGGCGCGCTTCGCCCCGAACCTGCGCGTGCTGGCGCTGCACGGCGCCAGTCGCAAGAAGGCGTTCGAGCACATGGCCGAACACGACCTGCTGCTCACCACCTATGCCCTGCTGCCAAGGGACCTGGAGCACTTCAGCGCGCTGCCCTTGCACCTGCTGATCCTCGACGAAGCGCAGTACATCAAGAACCCCGGAAGCAAGGCCGCCCAGGCGGTTCGGCAACTGGAGGCACGGCAGCGCCTCTGCCTCACCGGCACGCCCCTGGAAAATCACCTCGGTGAACTCTGGTCGCTCTTCCATTTCCTCATGCCTGGATGGCTGGGGGACAGCCAGAGCTTCCTGCGCAACTACCGCACGCCCATCGAGCGACACGGCGACGCCACCCGACTGGCCCATCTCAACGCCCGCCTCAAGCCCTTCCTGCTGCGGCGTAGCAAGGAGGCTGTGGCCACCGAACTGCCGGCCAAGAGTGAGATCACCCAGTGGGTGGAGCTGAGCGACCGCCAGCGCGACCTCTACGAGACAGTGCGCCTGGCCATGGACAGCAAGGTGCGCGACGAAATCGACCGCAAGGGCCTGGCTCGGAGCCAGATCGTGATCCTCGAGGCCTTGCTGAAGCTGCGCCAGGTGTGTTGCGACACCCGCCTGATCGAGGAACGGGGACCTCGCCCGGCACGGGGCAGCACGTCGGGCAAGCTGGACAGCCTCATGGAAATGCTCGAGGAGTTGATCGCCGAAGGCCGCAAGGTGCTGTTGTTCTCCCAGTTCACCAGCATGCTGGCGCTCATCGAGGATGAACTGCGCAAGCGCGCCATCGACTACGTGCAGATCACCGGCGAAACCCGCGATCGCCGCACCCCGGTTCAACGCTTCCAGGCCGGCGAGGTGCCGCTGTTCCTGATCAGCCTGAAAGCCGGTGGGACGGGCCTCAACCTTACCGCGGCCGACACCGTGATCCATTACGACCCCTGGTGGAATCCGGCCGTGGAACGCCAGGCCACCGACCGCGCCTATCGCATCGGCCAGGACAAGCCGGTGTTCGTCTATCGGCTGATCTCGCGGGGAACGGTGGAGGAGAAGATCCAGCAGCTGCAGGCCCAGAAGGCCACGCTTGCGCGCGGCATCCTCGATGGGCGGGAGGACGGCGACTGGCGCCTGCGGGAAGAAGACATCGACGCCCTCTTCGCCCCCCTGCCCCGCAGGGCCTGA
- a CDS encoding TetR/AcrR family transcriptional regulator yields the protein MAQSETVERILDAAEQLFAEKGFAETSLRLITSKAGVNLAAVNYHFGSKKALIQAVFSRFLGPFCQSLERELDRRQSKSESKATLEELLEMLVEQALAVKPRSGNDLSIFMRLLGLAFSQSQGHLRKYLEEVYGKVFRRYMLLVNESAPRVPPLELFWRVHFMLGAAAFSMSGIKALRAMAENDFGVNTSIEQVMRLMVPFLAAGMRAETGVTDESLASAVLKPRTKAPTAPAKA from the coding sequence ATGGCCCAGTCGGAAACCGTTGAACGCATTCTGGATGCAGCGGAACAGCTGTTCGCGGAAAAGGGCTTCGCCGAAACGTCACTGCGCCTGATCACCAGCAAGGCCGGGGTCAACCTGGCTGCAGTGAACTATCACTTCGGCTCGAAAAAAGCGCTTATCCAGGCGGTCTTCTCGCGTTTCCTCGGACCGTTCTGCCAGAGTCTGGAGCGCGAGCTGGACCGGCGCCAGTCCAAGTCCGAGAGCAAGGCTACGCTCGAAGAACTGCTGGAGATGCTCGTCGAACAAGCACTGGCGGTAAAGCCTCGCAGCGGCAATGACCTGTCCATCTTCATGCGCCTGCTCGGGCTTGCATTCAGTCAGAGCCAGGGCCACCTGCGCAAGTACCTCGAAGAGGTTTATGGCAAGGTGTTTCGTCGCTACATGCTGCTGGTGAACGAGTCCGCTCCAAGGGTTCCGCCGCTGGAGCTGTTCTGGCGGGTGCACTTCATGCTGGGTGCCGCGGCTTTCAGCATGTCCGGCATCAAGGCCCTGCGCGCCATGGCAGAGAATGACTTCGGCGTGAACACCTCCATCGAGCAGGTCATGCGGCTGATGGTGCCCTTCCTCGCGGCGGGCATGCGTGCCGAGACCGGGGTAACCGACGAATCGCTGGCCAGCGCCGTGCTCAAGCCGCGCACCAAGGCGCCGACGGCTCCCGCCAAGGCGTAA
- the nagZ gene encoding beta-N-acetylhexosaminidase, which translates to MQGSLMLDIGGTWLTAEDRQILRQPEVAGLIIFARNIESPRQVRELCASIRAIRPDLILAVDQEGGRVQRLRQGFLRLPAMRALADNDNAEQLSEQCGWLMATEVLAAGLDISFAPVLDLDHQRSAVVGSRAFEGDPERAARLAGAFIRGLRGAGMAATGKHFPGHGWAEADSHVAIPVDERELDEIRRSDLVPFARLAAELDGVMPAHVVYPKVDDQPAGFSRRWLQDILRAELKFSGVIFSDDLSMAGAHVVGDAAERIEAALTAGCDMGLVCNDRASAELALERLQRLGAKPPASLARMRRRAFPGTEYRQDPRWLRAVAALREAQLID; encoded by the coding sequence ATGCAAGGTTCCCTGATGCTGGATATCGGTGGTACCTGGCTGACCGCCGAGGATCGGCAGATCCTCCGTCAGCCGGAAGTCGCCGGCCTGATCATCTTTGCCCGTAACATCGAGAGCCCGCGCCAGGTGCGTGAGCTTTGCGCCTCCATTCGCGCCATTCGTCCTGACCTGATCCTTGCCGTGGATCAGGAGGGCGGCCGTGTACAGCGCTTGCGCCAAGGCTTCCTGCGCCTGCCGGCCATGCGCGCGCTGGCTGACAATGACAACGCCGAGCAACTGTCCGAGCAATGCGGTTGGCTGATGGCTACCGAGGTGCTTGCGGCTGGCCTGGATATCAGCTTCGCGCCGGTCCTCGACCTGGACCATCAGCGCAGCGCAGTGGTCGGCAGTCGGGCCTTCGAGGGCGATCCGGAGCGCGCCGCGCGTCTTGCCGGTGCCTTTATCCGGGGCCTGCGCGGCGCCGGCATGGCTGCCACCGGCAAGCACTTCCCTGGTCATGGCTGGGCGGAAGCCGATTCCCACGTGGCGATTCCCGTCGATGAGCGCGAGCTGGACGAGATCCGCCGTAGCGACCTCGTGCCTTTCGCTCGCCTGGCCGCCGAGCTGGACGGTGTGATGCCCGCCCACGTCGTCTATCCGAAGGTGGACGACCAGCCGGCCGGCTTCTCCCGTCGCTGGCTGCAGGACATCCTGCGAGCCGAATTGAAGTTTTCCGGGGTCATCTTCAGCGATGACCTGTCCATGGCCGGCGCCCATGTGGTGGGTGACGCCGCCGAGCGTATCGAAGCCGCACTGACGGCCGGTTGCGACATGGGGCTGGTATGCAATGACCGCGCCTCCGCCGAGCTGGCCCTGGAGCGCCTGCAGCGCCTGGGTGCGAAGCCGCCGGCCAGCCTGGCACGGATGCGTCGCCGCGCCTTTCCGGGTACCGAATACCGTCAGGACCCCCGCTGGCTTCGCGCCGTGGCCGCCCTGCGCGAAGCCCAGTTGATCGATTGA
- a CDS encoding S-methyl-5'-thioinosine phosphorylase, which translates to MTVYAIIGGTGLTQLEGLHMKALLHPETPYGAPSAGIVQGEYAGREVLFLARHGHPHRIPPHQVNYRANLWALKHAGAQAVIAVNAVGGIHPAMGSGHLVVPHQVIDYTHGRIGTYFEGDIDHVTHIDFSHPYDEGLRGKLLEGLNACDYAHSDFGVYGCTQGPRLETVAEIVRLERDGCDIVGMTGMPEAALARELDLPYACLSLVVNPAAGKSEGIITMDEIEAALAEGIGKVRNVLAHVLKG; encoded by the coding sequence ATGACCGTCTACGCCATCATTGGGGGCACCGGCCTGACCCAGCTCGAAGGCCTGCACATGAAAGCGCTGCTGCATCCGGAGACGCCCTACGGCGCCCCGTCTGCGGGCATCGTTCAGGGCGAGTACGCGGGGCGCGAGGTACTTTTCCTGGCGCGCCACGGTCACCCGCATCGCATTCCGCCGCATCAGGTGAACTACCGGGCCAATCTCTGGGCGCTGAAGCATGCCGGCGCCCAGGCGGTGATCGCGGTGAATGCGGTGGGGGGAATCCATCCCGCCATGGGCAGTGGCCATCTCGTGGTGCCGCACCAGGTGATCGACTACACCCACGGTCGCATCGGCACCTACTTCGAGGGTGACATCGATCACGTCACCCATATCGACTTCAGCCACCCCTACGACGAAGGCCTGCGTGGCAAGTTGCTCGAAGGGCTCAATGCCTGCGATTACGCCCATAGCGACTTCGGCGTCTACGGTTGCACCCAGGGGCCGCGCCTCGAGACCGTGGCCGAGATCGTTCGCCTTGAGCGCGACGGCTGCGACATCGTCGGCATGACCGGCATGCCCGAGGCCGCACTGGCGCGCGAACTGGACCTGCCTTATGCCTGCCTGTCACTGGTGGTGAATCCGGCCGCCGGCAAGTCCGAAGGCATCATCACCATGGATGAGATCGAGGCGGCGCTGGCCGAGGGTATCGGCAAGGTGCGCAATGTGCTTGCCCATGTCCTGAAGGGCTGA